A window from Telopea speciosissima isolate NSW1024214 ecotype Mountain lineage chromosome 8, Tspe_v1, whole genome shotgun sequence encodes these proteins:
- the LOC122670877 gene encoding hypersensitive-induced response protein-like protein 1: MGNLFCCVQVDQSQVAIEERFGKFENVLEPGCHCVPWIFGSQVAGHLSLRLQQLDVRCETKTKDNVFVNVVASIQYRALADSASDAFYKLSNTKSQIQAYVFDVIRASVPKLDLDEVFVQKTGIAKAVEEELEKAMSAYGFEIVQTLIVDIEPDEHVKRAMNEINAASRLRAAATDKAEAEKIVQIKRAEGEAEAKYLSGLGIARQRQAIVDGLRDSVLGFSVNVPGTTAKDVMDMVLVTQYFDTMKEIGASSKSSAVFIPHGPGAVRDVATQIRDGLLQGSQITQ; this comes from the exons atgggCAACCTTTTCTGCTGTGTTCAAGTTGATCAATCCCAAGTAGCTATCGAGGAGAGATTTGGGAAGTTTGAGAATGTTCTTGAGCCAGGATGCCATTGTGTGCCTTGGATCTTTGGGAGCCAGGTAGCTGGGCATCTCTCCCTTAGGTTGCAGCAGCTGGACGTGCGCTGTGAGACCAAGACAAAG GATAATGTATTTGTCAATGTTGTTGCATCTATCCAATACCGAGCCTTGGCAGATAGTGCGAGTGATGCTTTCTATAAACTAAGCAatacaaaatcccaaatccagGCCTATGTTTTTGATG TGATCAGAGCAAGCGTTCCTAAGCTCGATCTAGATGAAGTTTTCGTGCAGAAAACTGGAATTGCTAAAGCTGTAGAAGAGGAGCTAGAAAAG GCTATGTCTGCCTATGGTTTCGAGATCGTTCAGACTTTAATTGTTGATATAGAGCCTGATGAGCACGTGAAGCGAGCAATGAATGAAATTAATGCTG CTTCAAGATTGAGGGCAGCAGCAACTGATAAGGCAGAGGCTGAGAAGATTGTTCAAATTAAACGAGCAGAGGGAGAAGCTGAAGCAAAATATTTGTCAGGGTTGGGTATTGCTCGTCAGCGCCAGGCAATTGTGGATGGTCTGAGAGACAGTGTACTAGGCTTCTCAGTAAATGTTCCAGGGACAACTGCAAAAGATGTTATGGACATGGTCCTTGTCACTCAATATTTTGACACCATGAAGGAGATTGGTGCTTCCTCTAAATCATCTGCTGTTTTTATCCCTCATGGACCTGGTGCTGTTCGTGATGTTGCAACCCAAATTCGTGATGGACTTCTTCAGGGATCACAGATCACCCAGTAA